The DNA segment TCATGCGTATTTCCTTTCCTGCAGATGATGGCAAAGCTGCGTATGTCAAGGGACCGGAAGTGCAGTGGCCGATTTTTAAACGCGACGTGCGGGACAAGTCCCTGAAGATCCCTGGCCAGGACACGCGCGGCACAGACTTGCCTGACATCCTGGTCAATGGCGTGTCTTGGGTGCCGAGTCAGCGTACGGCCTATCGCTATGACGGCTTCTTCCATGTGTTGTATGCACCCCAAAAAGGGGTTCGTGCCACCCGCACACTTTTTCCCTCGATTGAACAGCGCATGGCCCTGCAGGCCTGGACCCTTGAAAACATGCTGTCTGAACCCCTGAAGATCCAGGTGCCGTCTGTGCAGGCGATCCTGTGGAGGCGCAAGGCGGTAACCGATCAGGATTGGCTGGTGGAGTATCGGGTGACAGGTGTGGCACAACAGACGCTTCAACCCGGAGAGAGCGTGCAATTTGCTGTGGCCTACACTGCGCGTGCGGCGGCTGATCCGCCTTTGGTGATTGATCTGGCCCGGGAGAAGCAGGCCCATGCGGATCGGGTCCGGTATGCGCTGAGTCACTTGAAGTTGGTGACTCCGGATGCCCTGTTAAACCATACCTTTGAATGGGCCAAGGTGCGGATCCTGCTGTCCAATATTGAAACCAAAGCCGGTCTCACCAGCACCACCGGGAGCATGGCCTATTACTGTGGTTTTTGGGCCAACGACAACGCCGAATATGCCAGCCCGCTGGTCCCGCTCCTGGGCAGTGCCGATCTGGAAGAGGGGATTGATACCATGTATCGCGTGTGGCTCAAGGATATTGCCCAATATGGCCTGCAGGACAAACAGATCACCGGGTCCTTTGAAAGCTACAATCTGAAGCCCTATCAACGGGGCCGGGGGGACGAAGCCATGATCCTCTATGGCCTGTCACGCTACCTGCTGACCCTGGCAGACCCGACGCGGGCCGAGGAGATGTGGCCCCTGATTGTGCGGTGCGTGGATTATCTGAAGATGAACCTGAATTCAGCCGGTGTGATTGCCTCACGCACCGATGAGCTGGAGGGGCGATTGCCCACGGGCCAGGCCAACCTGAGCACCAGTGCACTGGCCTATGGCGGCCTGCAGGTGGCGGCCCGGTTGGGCCGCGCCCTAGGGAAGACGCCCCAAGCAGATCAGTTTGATCAGTTTGCCCAGGGCTTGGCTCAGTCCATCGAAACCTGCTTTGGGGCACCGGTCCAAGGGTATGAAACCTACCGCTATTATGCAGGGGGTGACCTTCTGCGGGGCTGGATCAGCCTGCCGTTGGTGGTTGGCCTGAAGCCGCGCCAGACCGGGACTTTGGATGCCCTGTTCTCTGATAAGTTGTGGTTGGAGAAGCCGGAGACCCTGGAGGTCAATCTCAAGGCCGTGTCCACTGAAAGCAGTACCAAATGGGCCAGAGAGACCTACTATGCGTTACTGGCCGCGTTCAAGTCAGGTCGCACTGACTTGGCCCTGGCCAAGACCCGTATTGTGCTGACAAGTCATATGCTGGGCCATGGAGGCCCCTTTGCCGATGAGGACGACATTGACCTGCTGAGTCCTTCCGTCCTGTATGCCCGGGTCATCACCGAAGGCCTGTTTGGCATTGAGCCGCTGAGTTTCCACAGCTTTCAATGGACACCGCGACTGCCCGAATCATGGCCCATGATGCAGTTGAATGCGATTCAACTCCTGGGTCGCCAACTGGATCTACAGGTCTCACGCCAGGGGGCCGATATTCTGGTACGGGTATTGGAGCATGGGAAAGAATTAATGTCTCAGACCGGCAAACAAGGCAGCGTGTTTGAGGTTAAACTAACCGCCTCGCGGCCAGTCCGGAGGTAGAGAGCGCGATGGCTAAAAAAACAATTTCCTATCAGTCATAGCCCCAATTGTCGCCGGACTGGCTCGATGCGGTAACAGACTCAGCTCTCACCAATGCGTACCCGACCGCCGCGCGTCACTTGGCGGGCGGCGGATGATTCAGGAGTTTTTCAAACCTCAGGTACAACCCGCGGGCGGCCAGGTCATTGGTGAACTCGACAATGCCGTGGTGCAGATGGGCACAGTTCAACATGCCGTGCTCCGTCAAGGTGGCTCCGTAAGGGCCGGAATCCGGGCAGGTCGGCATCCGCTCCAGGAAGGATTCGTTCACCAGGTTGCTGACTTGAATAGCGGCGTTCGGTTTCAGATGGTGGCGCTCCCGGTACGCTTCACAGGCCACCAGGAACTGCTGCTGGTTCAGAAAACAAGTGTTTTCGTAGGGGCTGAGATGTGTCCGTGCTTTGACAAATTGGGGCACTATGATGGCCACGAGCAAACCGGCCGACGCGATGTATGAAACCACGCGCAGCCAAAACCCTTTGTCCCGCTTTTCTTTAACCTGGCTCATAAACTGCTAAATTTCTTTCAGGCACATTGAATGTTTTCACTGGCCGCGTTATGGTAAAAACCTTACTCAGGTCAGGTTATGAATTGCCAGGCGCGAGGTTTTCCAACTTGGTAAGCCACGCGCCAAAATGAGGGCACTTTGCACGCAAATGGGTTAGGCCAATTGCGGCCGCGGCGGGAGCCCCGACGCGGACCTTGCTCCGCTCGTAAACCGGAACATGGTGAATAATGCGCTTGCTGGGTGCGGTCGTTGAACCTTCGTTAATGTCCTCGGGCTTTAAGTGGCGGACCTCTTTGGTCAGGTCGGCAATGCCCTTTTCGGAGTTGGTGATGCGCCGCTGCAGCTCGCTCAGATCGCAATAAAGCAGCGCTTCAAACTCATGGAGTTGAATGAACGGCAGGAATCTCGGTTCGCCAAACTCAGTCTCCAGCGCCCGTTCCAGAACGGCAACGCGTTCAGCCGGTTCTTTTTTGTTACGCGCCTCGGACCA comes from the Verrucomicrobiota bacterium genome and includes:
- a CDS encoding DUF4276 family protein, whose protein sequence is MKWLRLYITVEGQAEKEFADLALKPHLAGYAIEVRPRVVVTNRKLGKRGGILDFAKIKGDLVRLMKADHHPEARFTTMVDLYALPSEFPGWSEARNKKEPAERVAVLERALETEFGEPRFLPFIQLHEFEALLYCDLSELQRRITNSEKGIADLTKEVRHLKPEDINEGSTTAPSKRIIHHVPVYERSKVRVGAPAAAAIGLTHLRAKCPHFGAWLTKLENLAPGNS